In Leuconostocaceae bacterium ESL0723, the following proteins share a genomic window:
- a CDS encoding helix-turn-helix transcriptional regulator — protein MNRVREYRKLAGITQADLAQSVGIARQTVNLIENGKYNPSLSLCIGICHCLGTDLNTLFWEENQNENL, from the coding sequence ATGAATCGAGTGCGTGAGTACCGCAAGTTAGCGGGGATTACCCAGGCAGATTTGGCCCAGTCAGTTGGCATTGCCCGCCAAACGGTCAACCTGATTGAAAATGGCAAGTATAATCCCAGCCTAAGCCTCTGCATTGGGATTTGTCACTGTCTGGGAACTGATTTAAACACGCTGTTTTGGGAGGAGAATCAAAATGAAAATTTATAA
- a CDS encoding DUF3278 domain-containing protein — translation MKIYNWLVSHFYGVDGVLDEYKEQGLGRIGNVAFIFLSVYSFLSSLIGMILALNFGTGVLLWLIWLDLLVLSLTLIAVFRIVTDRNLDQAYVSDKIASKKVAFNRALRGSLLGCFAFLLLMPVLTFWGDGASVRFGHIFSWRALLTWLVISLLLTGLMYGVFRYPVPGQTPGYPKEDDQQD, via the coding sequence ATGAAAATTTATAACTGGTTAGTCAGCCACTTTTACGGTGTGGACGGTGTTTTAGACGAATATAAGGAGCAGGGACTGGGCCGGATTGGTAACGTGGCCTTTATTTTCCTGTCAGTTTACTCTTTCCTGTCGAGCTTGATTGGGATGATTTTGGCCCTGAACTTTGGTACTGGTGTCTTGCTCTGGCTGATCTGGTTAGACTTGTTGGTTTTGAGTCTGACACTAATCGCAGTGTTCCGGATAGTGACAGACCGGAACCTGGATCAGGCTTACGTTTCTGACAAAATAGCTAGCAAGAAAGTGGCCTTTAACCGCGCATTGCGTGGTAGCCTTCTTGGCTGCTTTGCCTTCTTGTTACTTATGCCTGTCCTTACGTTCTGGGGAGATGGGGCTAGCGTACGCTTTGGGCACATTTTCTCCTGGCGGGCCCTGTTAACTTGGCTAGTAATCAGTCTCCTGCTGACTGGTTTAATGTACGGTGTCTTTCGCTATCCAGTTCCCGGTCAAACTCCAGGCTATCCAAAAGAAGATGACCAGCAGGACTAA